A region from the Diadema setosum chromosome 17, eeDiaSeto1, whole genome shotgun sequence genome encodes:
- the LOC140240523 gene encoding UDP-glucuronosyltransferase 2B1-like — translation MQIVSRAVFIWTSFLLLLLGPDILGVEGANILFYCGLGVGSVFTTCARLGEELVNRGHNVTALISNAYLSRSKDPKYRNLFNFAVFNHSRPVDQVYATFEWIGKASMTGHFLREFLLNRPPEVNLERNEFSDCDALLGDQALVGRLADVQYDAVIAERLFGCAVLLGDLIGARRLILVSATMWGADYGSIIAGSPNLLAVTPAIGSGLPSRMSFKERVQNVFYNQFTTSSALMMPIYEKYKRERNFFPGMTLRERYDRADLYLVNMDFSLEFPAAITPKVIPVGGLSTSPAKPLSPELEAFVEGSGEHGVIVFSFGTFVTHFREELVSMFVDAFARLPQRVAWHWRGEPPREIADNGNILTMEWIPQNDLLGHNKTRVFLYHGGNAGCYEALYHGVPVVVTPIFVDQPDVAQRIVSREMGVALDFNALSAEKIFNALHAVIYDKKFKESAKRQSAIFHHRPMSPLQRAAFWTEHVIKHGGEYMRTPANNLPWYQYYLLDVMIAIFTVTLTLLIIIFYVWVRTRSLLFEYSHIVRYNPRNITIFSDGECSIGYRFFVMKAESICTRPEM, via the exons ATGCAAATAGTATCCAGAGCAGTGTTCATTTGGACTTCCTTCCTCTTATTGCTGCTGGGACCTGACATTCTCGGGGTGGAAGGAGCGAACATCTTGTTCTACTGCGGCCTGGGTGTAGGCAGCGTGTTCACTACCTGCGCCCGGCTAGGCGAGGAGCTCGTGAACCGGGGGCACAACGTCACTGCACTAATCAGCAACGCGTACCTTTCACGATCCAAGGATCCAAAGTACCGCAATCTCTTCAACTTCGCAGTGTTCAATCACTCGAGGCCAGTTGATCAGGTTTACGCCACCTTCGAGTGGATCGGGAAAGCATCAATGACTGGCCACTTCCTTCGGGAATTCCTCCTCAACCGACCCCCTGAAGTGAACCTGGAGAGGAACGAGTTCAGCGACTGCGACGCTCTACTCGGGGACCAGGCCCTGGTCGGGCGACTGGCCGATGTCCAATACGATGCCGTGATCGCAGAGAGGTTGTTCGGATGTGCGGTGCTCCTTGGCGATCTCATCGGAGCCAGAAGACTGATTTTGGTTTCCGCTACGATGTGGGGTGCCGACTACGGAAGCATCATCGCGGGATCGCCGAACCTTCTCGCCGTGACACCGGCAATTGGTTCCGGTCTTCCGAGTCGGATGAGTTTTAAAG AACGTGTGCAGAATGTCTTTTATAACCAGTTCACCACCTCGTCAGCTCTGATGATGCCGATCTACGAAAAGTACAAAAGGGAGCGTAACTTCTTCCCAGGAATGACACTGCGGGAACGATACGACAGGGCCGACCTTTACCTCGTCAACATGGACTTTAGCCTCGAGTTTCCTGCGGCAATCACGCCCAAAGTCATACCAGTTGGCGGTCTGTCCACGTCACCTGCAAAGCCATTAAGTCCA GAACTCGAAGCGTTCGTCGAGGGTTCGGGCGAACACGGAGTGATCGTCTTCAGCTTCGGCACGTTCGTCACGCACTTCCGGGAGGAACTTGTCTCGATGTTCGTCGACGCCTTCGCCAGGCTTCCCCAGAGGGTGGCGTGGCACTGGCGAGGAGAGCCTCCCCGGGAGATCGCGGACAATGGCAACATACTGACTATGGAGTGGATCCCACAGAATGATTTGTTGG GTCATAACAAGACGCGGGTCTTTCTCTACCATGGCGGGAACGCGGGTTGCTACGAGGCCCTGTACCACGGAGTGCCGGTCGTGGTCACGCCAATTTTCGTCGACCAGCCCGATGTCGCACAGCGCATCGTCTCCCGAGAAATGGGTGTCGCCCTCGACTTCAACGCGCTCAGTGCAGAGAAGATATTTAACGCGCTGCATGCTGTCATATACGACAAAAA gTTCAAAGAGTCAGCAAAACGTCAATCGGCCATATTTCACCATCGCCCAATGTCGCCACTGCAGAGAGCGGCGTTCTGGACAGAACATGTGATTAAACATGGCGGAGAGTACATGAGGACGCCCGCAAACAACCTACCCTGGTATCAATACTACTTACTAGATGTCATGATAGCTATATTTACTGTGACGCTGACGTtgctgattattattttttat GTATGGGTCCGAACTCGCAGTCTCCTGTTTGAGTATTCCCACATTGTTCGATATAACCCGCGCAACATTACTATATTTTCTGATGGTGAATGCAGCATAGGCTATCGGTTCTTTGTGATGAAAGCTGAATCAATCTGCACACGGCCAGAAATGTGA
- the LOC140240421 gene encoding uncharacterized protein: MLPAGHMQPMANQPQLLSWLQEQQRPRRLRSIMEKERNKQFLKQAQEKGYLASPTDAMILTACREKDGSIYNLEDVQMVRLCGVHLRDVGATGECRNLRVCNLASNYIKSFEGLAACRRLVKLDLHGNQINQLPDEKFWSGMRELRMLYLHNNSISRLDYLQAMGAASNLQVLTLYDTPISLKMTYRHHVVNSIWSLKALDNHVISDEEIIEDAFFGGHFSMLHASFHMNLVTPDKKGNSLDEELAQVRSVLQKVSRIQAKHSPVLIIQRFIRGWVTRRRFRIMARTKIWAVVTIQRFWRDCKGLEWKPAPKDAGIVAPPSTAVLTTVARKLSASPPQTLKTSSPGAAMSASVTEGSSTGMDYDTYLKNRRPGSKSPSLVSAMAIGRPHPLAEDVQDARLVEEHETSGSPTRAGTGTRRQTTFFVKLLPSDDELPYEDILPENARPGLFRSMGQDFKKPSRPKKVKKAKKKHRTVGSMLGTLSDGELQRDRSSDENSEDEELSTVKFRLMGLVPASHKLDPLQDLLISRREAGNDVRTGFQKYYTRKAATAKPVQKPVHKKPMNADQKLFARAQGTMGLSCLKAVLQAYRDRESSDVQGLKRDKVAAMREQRAEGKLRAKNFLDEKRLAALRKRDREISKISSEYEKHASREVEDMERRRDVRTKMVEMSNRSRKENDFSHDFSSQHTSISNALLRHDRQARNEKLSVNKVDLVQTEREHETSQRNLVKRYLEHRQLMRQAQVAVEKAALDTRMIQEANDRLMEARENISRQKEKAKQLRAFYPLPKCATHPVLPPVKREGKPDQWNTLISMYEGRIGNHPAMIGST; this comes from the exons ATGCTTCCAGCCGGTCACATGCAACCCATGGCCAATCAACCGCAGCTGCTGTCTTGGCTCCAAGAGCAACAGCGCCCTCGCCGGCTACGCAGCATCATGGAAAAGGAGCGTAATAAACAGTTCCTCAAGCAAGCACAGGAAAAGGGCTATCTTGCTTCCCCCACAGATGCTATGATTTTGACA GCATGCCGAGAAAAGGACGGAAGCATCTATAACTTAGAAGATGTCCAGATGGTGCGGCTCTGCGGGGTGCACCTCAGGGATGTTGGAGCCACTGGAGAGTGCCGCAACCTGAGAGTGTGCAACCTGGCTTCAAACTACATAAAGAGCTTTGAGGGGCTGGCTGCATGCAGGCGTCTGGTCAAACTGGATCTCCATGGCAACCAG ATCAACCAGCTCCCAGATGAGAAATTCTGGTCAGGGATGAGAGAGCTGCGAATGTTGTATCTCCATAACAACAGCATCAGTCGGCTGGACTACTTGCAGGCCATGGGGGCAGCATCCAACCTTCAGGTCCTGACACTGTACGACACCCCGATCAGTCTGAAGATGACCTACAGGCATCACGTTGTCAACAG TATATGGTCACTGAAGGCACTAGACAACCATGTCATCTCAGATGAGGAAATCATTGAGGATGCCTTCTTTGGAGGTCACTTCAGCATGCTCCACGCGTCCTTCCATATGAATCTCGTCACACCTGACAAAAAG GGCAACTCCCTTGATGAAGAGCTGGCCCAGGTGCGGTCGGTGCTCCAGAAAGTCTCCCGCATCCAGGCCAAGCATTCTCCGGTCCTCATCATCCAGCGCTTCATCAGGGGATGGGTGACGCGCAGGAGGTTCCGAATCATGGCACGGACCAAGATCTG GGCAGTGGTAACGATCCAGCGCTTCTGGCGTGATTGCAAGGGCCTTGAGTGGAAGCCGGCTCCAAAGGATGCTGGGATCGTGGCTCCGCCGTCCACGGCAGTCCTGACAACTGTGGCTCGCAAGCTCTCGGCATCCCCTCCCCAGACCCTGAAGACGAGTTCCCCGGGAGCGGCAATGAGCGCCTCCGTCACGGAGGGGTCCAGCACGGGGATGGACTACGACACGTACTTAAAGAACCGGAGACCTGGCTCCAAATCACCAAGTCTGGTGTCAGCGATGGCCATTGGGCGACCCCACCCTTTGGCAGAGGACGTTCAGGATGCAAGACTGGTCgaggaacat GAAACTTCTGGTTCTCCAACAAGAGCAGGGACTGGCACCCGGAGACAGACCACTTTTTTTGTCAAGTTGCTTCCCTCGGACGACGAATTGCCCTATGAAGATATCTTGCCAGAAAACGCAAGACCAGGACTTTTCCGCAGCATGGGTCAGGACTTCAAGAAGCCTTCGAGGCCGAAAAAGGTtaaaaaagcaaagaagaaacaTAGAACAGTCGGCTCGATGCTGGGCACCCTGTCGGATGGTGAACTGCAGCGGGATCGGTCATCGGATGAAAACTCTGAGGACGAGGAGCTGTCCACCGTCAAGTTTCGACTCATGGGCTTGGTCCCAGCCTCTCACAAACTTGACCCCCTCCAGGATCTGCTGATATCTCGCCGAGAGGCTGGTAATGACGTCAGGACGGGGTTTCAGAAGTACTACACCCGGAAGGCGGCAACTGCCAAGCCCGTCCAGAAGCCTGTGCATAAAAAGCCGATGAACGCGGACCAAAAACTGTTTGCCAGGGCCCAGGGCACAATGGGTCTGTCCTGTCTGAAGGCAGTGCTGCAGGCCTATCGTGATAGGGAGAGCTCAGATGTGCAAGGGCTGAAGCGGGACAAGGTTGCGGCTATGCGGGAGCAGCGCGCTGAGGGCAAGTTGAGGGCCAAGAACTTTCTGGACGAGAAGCGCCTTGCGGCGCTGCGCAAACGCGATCGGGAGATCAGCAAGATAAGCAGCGAGTACGAGAAACACGCCAGCAGGGAAGTGGAAGACATGGAGAGGCGCCGAGACGTCCGCACCAAGATGGTGGAGATGTCGAATCGCTCCCGCAAGGAGAATGATTTCAGCCACGACTTCAGTAGTCAGCACACGTCCATATCGAATGCCCTCTTGCGCCACGACAGACAAGCCCGCAACGAGAAGCTCAGCGTCAACAAGGTGGACCTCGTGCAGACGGAGCGCGAGCACGAGACGTCCCAGCGTAACCTGGTGAAGCGTTACCTCGAGCACAGGCAACTGATGCGCCAAGCGCAGGTCGCCGTGGAAAAAGCCGCCCTCGACACGCGCATGATACAGGAGGCCAACGACCGGCTGATGGAAGCGCGGGAAAACATCTCGAGGCAGAAGGAAAAGGCCAAGCAACTCCGCGCCTTCTACCCGCTGCCAAAATGTGCCACTCACCCCGTCCTTCCCCCGGTGAAACGCGAAGGCAAGCCTGATCAATGGAACACACTTATCTCCATGTACGAAGGGAGAATAGGAAACCATCCTGCAATGATAGGAAGTACCTGA
- the LOC140240524 gene encoding beta-1,3-galactosyltransferase 1-like, whose protein sequence is MKARKVRVRTVFMLGSTSNHPVQREIDQEYDLFRDIVQEDMIDSYQNLTRKTIMGLKWVTNHCRQAKFAIKADDDVILNMPRIINMLSKAPLHNYTAGHAYVNAAVIRNKHDKFYTSKEFYPNSTYPPYLTGAAYIMSTDLVEATYRTAVTTTLFPWEDVFVGMCLQKMGIKIKTTGYFICVHGENNFCYSGKEEWKLFAVFYNLSEKLMLQAWQSLSPYGTFTG, encoded by the exons ATGAAAGCACGCAAAGTGAGAG TAAGAACAGTGTTTATGTTGGGCAGTACATCTAACCATCCTGTTCAAAGGGAAATTGACCAGGAATATGATTTGTTCAGGGATATTGTGCAGGAGGACATGATCGATAGCTACCAGAACCTGACACGAAAAACGATCATGGGTTTGAAATGGGTGACGAACCATTGCCGACAAGCCAAATTCGCAATAAAAGCTGATGACGATGTAATATTGAATATGCCCCGGATCATCAACATGCTCTCAAAAGCTCCCTTACACAATTACACTGCGGGACATGCTTACGTCAATGCTGCAGTGATTCGAAACAAGCACGACAAATTTTACACTTCGAAAGAATTTTATCCCAATTCAACCTACCCACCTTACTTGACCGGAGCGGCTTATATCATGTCTACAGACCTTGTAGAGGCAACCTACCGGACCGCTGTTACCACCACGCTCTTTCCTTGGGAAGATGTCTTTGTGGGTATGTGCTTACAGAAGATGGGGATCAAGATCAAGACCACCGGATATTTTATTTGTGTTCACGGAGAAAACAACTTCTGCTATTCTGGTAAAGAGGAATGGAAATTATTTGCAGTATTTTATAATCTGTCCGAAAAACTCATGCTTCAGGCATGGCAAAGTCTGTCGCCATACGGTACTTTCACTGGATAG